The genomic region TCATCTCAAAATCACACTCGCATATTCCAGCCATCCCTGGAGCCGTTTGCCAAACCTTGAAACATGTGGCGACATCATTTCCTGTAATATTCAGTGCTTCAGCACAGCGTTTGCTTTCCGCTACCGCGGATTTAGTCCAAGCCTCTTGGCTCAATTCCCAGGCAACCGACTCTCCGAACCTTTTGGCTACCAGTTGAAACCAATGGCTATCCATTTTGAGGTACATGAATGATGCTGCCAACCACATCTGGGTGATTGCGTCCTTGGAGAGATGCTGCGGTTTGAAATCTGCCTGGAATTCTCCGCTGTAGTCGCTCAACTCTGCCATTGTGCCCTCCTCTTCAAATGTATGCAGGCGTAATTCTTTCGCCCGGCAGTGCAACTGATCGTCAGATTATGCACAGTTAAGTATCTGTAGCCGAAGGGTTGCGTTTACTGTTGAAGCTTCCATTCCCATTGGCAACAAGGAGTTTCATCCTTGCTCTTGCGGGGAGGCAACTTGAGTGGCGTCACTTTTATGGCGGCATTGAAATAGTTGGCATGGGCCTGGAACGTGGGTTGTTCCAGTTCGTGGCAAATTCTGAAATCTCTCCCTTCCCCTTCTCTCTCGAAGTAGAAGAGGGAGGGACAGCGGTTGACCGTCACAATGGCGTAATTCGGATCTTTGAGATCAATAGTGTAATCGAAGAACCCCATGGTGAAACCAGGACTGAGCCGGAGTGCCTTCAGGCAGGCGGCTACATCATTTCCCTTAATGTTCATCGCTTGGGAAATTCTCCGGGGATCGTAGGTGTAGCACTTATCCCAGACAATCAATTCGCAAGCCATGGCTTCGTCATCGCCATGCCTCTGTTTTATTAGTGAATACCAGTATCCGTCAGTGGCCAAGAATATTCGGGCATACTCGTCCAGCAGCCTGATGAGAGCTTCCTTGGAAAAATCCTCAAATTTCAGGT from Dehalococcoidia bacterium harbors:
- a CDS encoding DUF6125 family protein, which gives rise to MAELSDYSGEFQADFKPQHLSKDAITQMWLAASFMYLKMDSHWFQLVAKRFGESVAWELSQEAWTKSAVAESKRCAEALNITGNDVATCFKVWQTAPGMAGICECDFEMKNRNHGIVTFKRCGPLEHFEKHNDEQRMKLVCHTLEKGYFEDYAHAINPRITVKSLLLPPRKSPKDIACQWELELE
- a CDS encoding DUF6125 family protein, whose translation is MPELIDYSGHFKPDLKFEDFSKEALIRLLDEYARIFLATDGYWYSLIKQRHGDDEAMACELIVWDKCYTYDPRRISQAMNIKGNDVAACLKALRLSPGFTMGFFDYTIDLKDPNYAIVTVNRCPSLFYFEREGEGRDFRICHELEQPTFQAHANYFNAAIKVTPLKLPPRKSKDETPCCQWEWKLQQ